A stretch of DNA from Telopea speciosissima isolate NSW1024214 ecotype Mountain lineage chromosome 5, Tspe_v1, whole genome shotgun sequence:
AAATGGAGGCCAGATTTTAGAAGAATTGATCGCCTCTTGTGATGGAAAATGTAATCCAATACAAACCTTCTCAGAAAAAGAGCTCAACAGAGCAACCAACAACTACAATCAAGATCGTATTCTGTTCATGGACTGGGGCTATGCCTTGTATAAGGGAAACTATAGAGACCGTAACATTTTAGTTAAGAAATACTTGTGCAAGCTAGAGAATCACAACGAAATTTGTACAGTCTTGGATGGTACTGTGAATGAAATAGTGATAGGATCCCAGATGAATCACAAGAATGTGTTGAAACTCTTAGGTTACTGTTTAGAGACCCAAATTCCAATCCAAGTTTATGAATTTGCACCACACGGGGATCTCTACAGCCAAGTCTGTGCCAGTGAACCTGACAAACCTTCAATATTAACAACTCAGTTAACACTAAATTGGGAGAATAGATTAAGGATTGCCACAGAGGTTGCTGATGCAATAACCTATTTGCACATGGCCGGTTCGAGACCCATCATACACAGAGACATCAAACCCAGTAACATTTTCTTGGATCAACACTGTGTTGCCAAGCTCTCTGACTTCACACACTCGATAAGAATCCCATTGGGTGAAATGCATGTCAAAGATGACATAAGAGGGACTTTTGGATTCATTGCTCCAGAGTATTGTAAGACAGGTCTCATAACAGAGAAAGCTGATGTTTTCAGCTTTGGAATGCTTCTACTTGAGATTCTAATGGGAAGGACGCCTCTCAATTTTCAACATCCAGCTGAGGACTTAGACTTCACGTTTTGGGAACATGTGAGATCATTTGTTGAAAATAACCCACTTAGTATGATTGTGGAACCTGCAATTTTGGAAGAGAAAGGGATCGAGGAACAGTTGCAAGCATTTACCAAGCTGGCTATGAGATGCATCCCTGGAGCGGCAGAGGAAAGGCCAACTATGATGGAAGTAGCAAAAGAGCTTAGACAAATTAGAAGGTGTCTCAGTCCA
This window harbors:
- the LOC122661809 gene encoding non-functional pseudokinase ZED1-like; this encodes MCSWLSARKKRETKERSFLKNGGQILEELIASCDGKCNPIQTFSEKELNRATNNYNQDRILFMDWGYALYKGNYRDRNILVKKYLCKLENHNEICTVLDGTVNEIVIGSQMNHKNVLKLLGYCLETQIPIQVYEFAPHGDLYSQVCASEPDKPSILTTQLTLNWENRLRIATEVADAITYLHMAGSRPIIHRDIKPSNIFLDQHCVAKLSDFTHSIRIPLGEMHVKDDIRGTFGFIAPEYCKTGLITEKADVFSFGMLLLEILMGRTPLNFQHPAEDLDFTFWEHVRSFVENNPLSMIVEPAILEEKGIEEQLQAFTKLAMRCIPGAAEERPTMMEVAKELRQIRRCLSPVPAQ